In one Melaminivora jejuensis genomic region, the following are encoded:
- the icd gene encoding NADP-dependent isocitrate dehydrogenase produces the protein MSNFQHIQVPADGEKITVNADMTLNVPDRPIIPFIEGDGTGVDITPVMIRVVDAAVAKAYGGQRQIRWMEVYAGEKATRVYGPDVWLPDETLAAVRDYVVSIKGPLTTPVGGGIRSLNVALRQQLDLYVCLRPIQYFKGVPSPVKEPHKTHMVIFRENSEDIYAGIEFEAESEKAKKLIQFLHDEFGVTKIRFPETSGIGVKPVSREGTQRLVRKAIQYAIDHDKPSVTLVHKGNIMKFTEGAFRDWGYALAAQEFGAELIDGGPWMRLKNPRTGREITIKDSIADAFLQQILLRPAEYSVIATLNLNGDYISDALAAQVGGIGIAPGANISDTVAMFEATHGTAPKYAGKDYVNPGSEILSAEMMLRHMGWKEAADLIISAMEKAIQSKRVTYDFARLMEGATQVSTSGFGQVMIDQMQ, from the coding sequence ATGAGCAACTTCCAGCACATCCAGGTGCCCGCCGATGGCGAAAAGATCACGGTCAACGCCGACATGACCCTGAACGTGCCCGACCGGCCCATCATCCCCTTCATCGAGGGTGACGGCACGGGCGTGGACATCACCCCGGTCATGATCCGCGTGGTTGATGCCGCCGTGGCCAAGGCCTATGGCGGCCAGCGCCAGATCCGCTGGATGGAGGTCTATGCCGGCGAGAAGGCCACGCGCGTCTATGGCCCCGATGTCTGGCTGCCCGACGAGACGCTGGCCGCCGTGCGCGACTACGTGGTGTCCATCAAAGGGCCGCTCACCACGCCGGTGGGCGGCGGCATCCGCTCGCTCAACGTGGCGCTGCGCCAGCAGCTCGATCTGTACGTGTGCCTGCGGCCCATCCAGTACTTCAAGGGCGTGCCCTCGCCGGTCAAGGAGCCGCACAAGACCCACATGGTCATCTTCCGCGAGAACTCCGAGGACATCTACGCCGGCATCGAGTTCGAGGCCGAGTCGGAAAAGGCGAAAAAGCTCATCCAGTTCCTGCACGACGAGTTCGGCGTGACCAAGATCCGCTTCCCCGAGACGTCGGGCATAGGCGTCAAGCCGGTCTCGCGCGAGGGCACGCAGCGCCTGGTGCGCAAGGCCATCCAGTACGCCATCGACCACGACAAGCCCAGCGTGACCCTGGTTCACAAGGGCAACATCATGAAGTTCACCGAAGGGGCTTTCCGCGACTGGGGCTACGCCCTGGCGGCGCAGGAGTTCGGCGCCGAGCTGATCGACGGCGGCCCGTGGATGCGCCTGAAGAACCCGCGCACAGGCCGCGAAATCACCATCAAGGACAGCATTGCCGACGCCTTCCTGCAGCAGATCCTGCTGCGCCCGGCTGAGTACAGCGTGATTGCCACGCTGAACCTCAATGGCGACTACATCTCGGACGCGCTGGCCGCGCAGGTGGGCGGCATCGGCATCGCACCCGGGGCCAACATCTCCGACACCGTGGCCATGTTCGAGGCCACGCACGGCACGGCGCCCAAGTACGCCGGCAAGGACTACGTCAACCCGGGTTCGGAAATCCTGTCGGCGGAGATGATGCTGCGCCACATGGGCTGGAAGGAAGCTGCCGACCTGATCATCAGCGCCATGGAAAAGGCCATCCAGAGCAAGAGAGTGACGTATGACTTCGCCCGGCTGATGGAGGGCGCGACGCAGGTCAGCACCTCGGGCTTTGGCCAGGTCATGATCGACCAGATGCAGTGA
- a CDS encoding YbaN family protein, with translation MPEHPPLPAPLRWLLLAFAVLCLIMGAIGVVVPGLPTTVFILMAAWAAARSSPRLHAWLWRHRLFGPLLRNWADGGRVSRRAKWSATILMALCAVILFGTSAPRWAAILACTCMACVLTWLWFRPEPQAPQHQPGS, from the coding sequence ATGCCCGAGCATCCGCCGCTGCCCGCGCCGCTGCGCTGGCTGCTGCTGGCCTTTGCCGTGCTGTGCCTGATCATGGGCGCCATCGGCGTGGTGGTGCCGGGCCTGCCGACCACGGTGTTCATCCTGATGGCGGCCTGGGCGGCGGCGCGCAGCTCGCCGCGCCTGCACGCCTGGCTGTGGCGCCACCGGCTGTTCGGCCCGCTGCTGCGCAACTGGGCCGACGGCGGGCGCGTCAGCCGCCGCGCCAAGTGGAGCGCCACCATCTTGATGGCCCTGTGCGCCGTCATCCTGTTTGGGACCAGCGCGCCGCGCTGGGCCGCCATCCTGGCCTGCACCTGCATGGCCTGCGTGCTGACCTGGCTGTGGTTTCGGCCCGAGCCGCAAGCCCCGCAACATCAGCCCGGCAGTTGA
- a CDS encoding [protein-PII] uridylyltransferase has protein sequence MRPESAAIAPEVAALRAAYQRDKAALEAVLLVPGASTRGIRSLLRRLTRLADRLLCRLWRRSRLPRTAALVAVGGYGREQLFPHSDVDVLVLLPEGAADAAQVQASVEAFIGSCWDAGLEIGASVRSVAECLRESAANVTVQTALLESRRVCGSAALLAELCRRHAAQLDVRAFMVTKTLEMRQRHTRHDNTPYALEPNCKESPGGLRDLHLILWLARAAGLGHTWRALAASGLATPFEVRQIERNEALLFLIRARLHVLAGRREDRLLFDLQTAVAATFGHIDSPARAGADPRSAARASEALMRRYYWAAKAVSQLMQILLLGIEERLAPQQLQCAALNARFADRGGLLEVASDSLYLQQPGAILETFLLYQTTPGLQGLSARTLRALYNARPAMDARFRRDPANRALFMAILRQPSGITHALRLMNQTSVLGRYLWPFRRIVGQMQHDLFHVYTVDQHTLMVLRNVRRFFLPEHTHEYPLCSRLAGGWHKPWVLYVAALFHDIGKGRGGDHSRIGALEARHFCRQHGIGAEDARLIEFLVAEHLTLSQVAQKQDLSDPAVVQAFAARMGSERHLTGLYLLTVADIRGTSPKVWSAWKGKLLEDLYHAALRVLGGSVPDPAAEVEARKREALILLALHALPPEAYQRLWATLDVGYFMRHHAPDIAWHARHLSRHVGTGQSVVRARRSLAGEGLEVLIYAPDEAELFLRICGYFDNAGFSILDARVHTTSDAQALDTFQVVATDPVGSRRELIQRIESELPHALAQRGAPPEPKPRRASRRARSFPIAPRVSLHPDESGQRWLLSLSAADRAGLLYRVARVLSRHGLSIQLAKVSTLGERVEDSFLLHGPELQSSSRQIEIETELLATLAGG, from the coding sequence ATGCGCCCCGAGTCCGCCGCCATCGCGCCCGAAGTCGCCGCGCTGCGCGCCGCCTACCAGCGCGACAAGGCAGCGCTGGAGGCCGTGCTGCTGGTGCCCGGCGCCTCGACGCGCGGCATCCGCAGCCTGCTGCGGCGCCTGACGCGGCTGGCCGACCGGCTGCTGTGCCGGCTGTGGCGGCGCAGCCGGCTGCCGCGCACGGCGGCCCTGGTGGCAGTGGGCGGCTACGGGCGCGAGCAGCTGTTTCCGCATTCCGATGTCGATGTGCTGGTGCTGCTGCCCGAAGGCGCGGCGGACGCTGCCCAGGTGCAGGCCAGCGTCGAGGCCTTCATCGGCAGTTGCTGGGATGCCGGCCTGGAGATCGGCGCCAGCGTGCGCAGCGTGGCCGAGTGCCTGCGCGAGTCGGCTGCCAACGTCACCGTGCAGACGGCACTGCTGGAGTCGCGCCGGGTGTGCGGCAGCGCCGCGCTGCTGGCCGAGCTGTGCCGGCGCCACGCCGCGCAGCTGGACGTGCGCGCCTTCATGGTCACCAAGACGCTGGAGATGCGCCAGCGCCACACGCGCCACGACAACACGCCCTACGCGCTGGAGCCCAACTGCAAGGAGTCGCCCGGCGGCCTGCGCGACCTGCACCTGATCCTGTGGCTGGCGCGCGCCGCCGGCCTGGGCCACACCTGGCGCGCACTGGCCGCCAGCGGCCTGGCCACGCCCTTCGAGGTGCGCCAGATCGAGCGCAACGAGGCGCTGCTGTTCCTGATCCGCGCGCGGCTGCACGTCCTGGCCGGGCGGCGCGAGGATCGCCTGCTGTTCGACCTGCAGACCGCCGTGGCCGCCACCTTCGGCCATATCGACAGCCCTGCGCGCGCCGGCGCCGACCCGCGCAGCGCCGCGCGCGCCAGCGAGGCGCTGATGCGCCGCTACTACTGGGCGGCCAAGGCGGTGTCGCAACTCATGCAAATCCTGCTGCTGGGCATCGAGGAGCGCCTGGCGCCGCAGCAGCTGCAGTGCGCGGCGCTGAACGCGCGCTTTGCCGATCGCGGCGGCCTGCTGGAGGTGGCCAGCGACAGCCTGTACCTGCAGCAGCCCGGCGCCATCTTGGAGACTTTCCTGCTCTACCAGACCACGCCGGGCCTGCAGGGCCTGTCGGCGCGCACGCTGCGCGCGCTGTACAACGCGCGCCCGGCCATGGACGCACGCTTTCGGCGCGACCCGGCCAATCGAGCGCTGTTCATGGCCATCCTGCGCCAGCCCTCGGGCATCACCCATGCGCTGCGCCTGATGAACCAGACCTCGGTGCTGGGGCGCTATCTGTGGCCCTTCCGGCGCATCGTCGGGCAGATGCAGCACGACCTGTTCCACGTCTATACGGTGGATCAGCACACGCTGATGGTGCTGCGCAACGTGCGCCGCTTCTTCCTGCCCGAGCACACGCACGAATACCCGCTGTGCTCGCGCCTGGCCGGCGGCTGGCACAAGCCCTGGGTGCTGTACGTGGCGGCGCTGTTCCACGACATCGGCAAGGGCCGGGGCGGCGACCATTCGCGCATCGGCGCGCTGGAGGCGCGGCACTTTTGCCGCCAGCACGGCATCGGGGCCGAGGATGCGCGGCTGATCGAATTCCTGGTGGCCGAGCACCTCACCTTGAGCCAGGTAGCGCAAAAGCAGGATCTGTCCGACCCGGCGGTGGTGCAGGCCTTTGCCGCGCGCATGGGCAGCGAGCGCCATCTGACCGGGCTGTACCTGCTCACCGTGGCCGACATCCGGGGCACCTCGCCCAAGGTCTGGAGCGCCTGGAAGGGCAAGTTGCTGGAAGACCTGTACCACGCCGCGCTGCGCGTGCTGGGCGGCAGCGTCCCCGACCCGGCCGCCGAGGTCGAGGCCAGAAAGCGCGAGGCGCTGATCCTGCTGGCCCTGCACGCGCTGCCACCCGAGGCCTACCAGCGGTTGTGGGCCACGCTGGACGTGGGCTACTTCATGCGCCACCACGCGCCCGACATCGCCTGGCACGCGCGGCACCTGTCGCGCCACGTCGGCACCGGTCAGAGCGTGGTGCGCGCGCGCCGCTCGCTGGCCGGCGAGGGCCTGGAGGTGCTGATCTACGCGCCCGACGAGGCCGAGCTGTTCCTGCGCATCTGCGGCTACTTCGACAACGCCGGCTTTTCTATCCTGGACGCGCGCGTACACACGACCAGCGATGCCCAGGCGCTGGACACCTTCCAGGTGGTTGCCACCGACCCCGTCGGCAGCCGGCGCGAGCTGATCCAGCGGATCGAGAGCGAGCTGCCGCACGCCCTGGCGCAGCGCGGCGCGCCGCCCGAGCCCAAGCCCCGGCGCGCCTCGCGGCGGGCGCGCAGCTTTCCCATCGCGCCGCGCGTCAGCCTGCACCCCGACGAGAGTGGGCAGCGCTGGCTGCTGTCCCTCTCGGCCGCCGACCGGGCCGGCCTGCTGTACCGGGTGGCGCGCGTGCTCTCGCGCCACGGCCTGAGCATCCAGCTGGCCAAGGTCAGCACCCTGGGCGAGCGCGTCGAGGACAGCTTCCTGCTGCACGGGCCGGAACTGCAAAGCAGCAGCCGCCAGATCGAGATCGAGACCGAGCTGCTGGCCACCCTGGCCGGGGGCTGA
- the map gene encoding type I methionyl aminopeptidase, producing the protein MSIIPKDAQAIAGMRQAGRLASEVLDAITPHIKPGMTTNEVDRLAAECMARQGTRSATLGYQPPGYPPYPKSLCTSVNNVVCHGIPNDKPLKKGDIMNVDVTVITEDGWYGDTSRMFLIGEVSIAARRLSQLTYEAMWLGISQVRPGARLGDIGHAIQKFAEGHGLSVVREFCGHGIGDKFHEDPQVLHYGRPGTGEVLAPGMTFTIEPMLNVGRREVKEHGNDGWTIVTKDHSLSAQWEHTVLVTETGFEVLTISDGYPALPDFIGATTT; encoded by the coding sequence ATGAGCATCATTCCCAAAGACGCCCAGGCCATCGCCGGTATGCGCCAGGCTGGCCGGCTGGCCTCCGAAGTGCTGGACGCCATCACCCCCCACATCAAGCCCGGCATGACGACCAACGAGGTCGATCGCCTGGCCGCCGAATGCATGGCGCGCCAGGGCACGCGCTCGGCCACGCTGGGCTACCAGCCGCCGGGCTACCCGCCCTACCCCAAGTCGCTGTGTACGTCGGTCAACAACGTGGTCTGCCACGGCATCCCCAACGACAAGCCGCTGAAGAAGGGCGACATCATGAACGTCGATGTCACCGTCATCACCGAGGACGGCTGGTACGGCGACACCAGCCGCATGTTCCTGATCGGCGAGGTCTCGATCGCCGCGCGGCGCCTGTCCCAGCTGACCTACGAGGCCATGTGGCTGGGCATCAGCCAAGTCAGGCCCGGCGCGCGCCTGGGCGACATCGGCCACGCCATCCAGAAGTTTGCCGAAGGCCACGGCCTGTCGGTGGTGCGCGAATTCTGCGGCCACGGCATCGGCGACAAGTTCCACGAAGACCCGCAGGTGCTGCACTATGGCCGCCCAGGCACCGGCGAGGTGCTGGCGCCGGGCATGACCTTCACCATCGAGCCCATGCTCAACGTGGGCCGACGCGAAGTGAAGGAGCACGGCAACGACGGCTGGACTATCGTGACCAAGGATCACAGCCTGTCGGCACAGTGGGAGCACACGGTGCTGGTCACCGAGACTGGCTTCGAGGTGCTGACCATCTCGGACGGCTACCCGGCCCTGCCGGACTTCATCGGCGCCACCACGACCTGA
- a CDS encoding DUF808 domain-containing protein — protein sequence MAGASLLTLLDDIATLLDDVALMSKLAARKSAAMADDVSVMTKMAAQKAAGVLGDDLALNAEQVSGVRAERELPVVWAVARGSLVNKAILVPAALAISALAPWAITPLLMLGGTYLSLEGVEKLAHWKQASHADPQQAAQAALARLGGKAATAADIAQLEKSKVRGAIRTDFILSAEIIVIALGTVAQAPFMQQLAVLSAIALFMTLGVYGLVAGIVKMDDVGLWLMGKGSALARRVGQVLVSAAPRLMKGLTVAGTAAMFLVGGGIIVHGVPPLARAIEHAGAQLAGWPLGGLWEFLATHLLGALVGVVAGALALAGWTLVQRLRGAR from the coding sequence ATGGCCGGTGCCAGCCTTTTGACCTTGCTCGACGACATTGCCACGCTGCTCGACGACGTAGCCCTGATGTCCAAGCTGGCCGCGCGCAAGAGCGCCGCCATGGCCGACGACGTGTCTGTCATGACCAAAATGGCGGCGCAAAAGGCTGCCGGCGTGCTGGGCGACGACCTGGCGCTGAACGCCGAGCAGGTCAGCGGCGTGCGCGCCGAGCGCGAGTTGCCGGTGGTCTGGGCCGTGGCGCGCGGCTCGCTGGTCAACAAGGCCATCCTGGTGCCGGCAGCGCTGGCCATCAGCGCCCTGGCGCCCTGGGCCATCACGCCGCTGCTGATGCTGGGCGGCACCTACCTGAGCTTGGAGGGCGTGGAAAAGCTGGCGCACTGGAAGCAGGCCTCCCACGCCGACCCGCAGCAGGCCGCGCAGGCCGCCCTGGCCCGGCTGGGCGGCAAGGCGGCCACGGCGGCCGATATCGCGCAGCTGGAAAAATCCAAGGTGCGCGGCGCCATCCGCACCGACTTCATCCTGTCGGCGGAGATCATCGTCATCGCCCTGGGCACGGTGGCGCAGGCCCCCTTCATGCAGCAGCTGGCAGTGCTGTCGGCCATTGCCCTGTTCATGACGCTGGGCGTGTACGGGCTGGTGGCCGGCATCGTGAAAATGGACGACGTGGGCCTGTGGCTGATGGGCAAGGGCAGTGCGCTGGCGCGCCGCGTGGGCCAGGTGCTGGTGAGCGCCGCGCCCAGGCTGATGAAGGGCCTGACGGTGGCCGGCACGGCGGCCATGTTCCTGGTGGGCGGGGGCATCATCGTGCATGGCGTGCCGCCGCTGGCGCGCGCCATCGAGCACGCCGGCGCGCAGCTCGCCGGCTGGCCGCTGGGCGGCCTGTGGGAATTCCTGGCCACGCACCTGCTCGGGGCGCTGGTGGGGGTGGTGGCCGGTGCGCTGGCGCTGGCCGGCTGGACGCTGGTGCAGCGCCTGCGTGGCGCCAGGTGA
- a CDS encoding OmpW/AlkL family protein, protein MKKTLLALAAVCAMTSGAAFAQQSSAEGPLMVRVRAVHLNSANGGSTNPNLDLSINNKFIPELDVSYFFTPNIAAELILTYPQKQDIRSAGADIGSLKHLPPTLLAQYHFTNFGGFKPYVGAGINYTRFSSVKFSPAVAHLQADVGRNSWGGALQLGVDIPLSKNMYLNFDVKKVYISTDVKSAGAKIGKFKVDPVLAGVGLGWRF, encoded by the coding sequence ATGAAAAAGACCCTGCTCGCCCTGGCCGCCGTGTGTGCCATGACCTCGGGCGCTGCGTTTGCGCAGCAGTCCTCCGCCGAAGGCCCGCTGATGGTGCGCGTGCGCGCCGTCCACCTGAACAGCGCCAATGGCGGCAGCACCAACCCGAACCTGGATCTGTCGATCAACAACAAGTTCATCCCCGAGCTGGACGTGAGCTATTTCTTCACGCCCAACATCGCCGCCGAGCTGATCCTGACCTATCCGCAAAAGCAGGACATCCGCTCCGCCGGCGCCGACATCGGCAGCCTCAAGCATCTGCCGCCGACGCTGCTGGCGCAGTACCACTTCACCAACTTCGGCGGCTTCAAGCCCTATGTCGGCGCAGGCATCAACTACACGCGCTTTTCCAGCGTGAAGTTCAGCCCTGCCGTGGCGCACCTGCAGGCCGACGTGGGCCGCAACAGCTGGGGCGGCGCGCTGCAACTGGGCGTGGACATCCCGCTGTCCAAGAACATGTACCTGAACTTCGATGTCAAGAAGGTCTATATCAGCACCGACGTGAAGTCTGCCGGCGCCAAGATCGGCAAGTTCAAGGTCGATCCGGTGCTGGCCGGCGTCGGCCTGGGCTGGCGCTTCTGA
- the egtD gene encoding L-histidine N(alpha)-methyltransferase yields the protein MAPVAERAQISAQLLRPQAAISPRYFYDQRGSELFEAITRLPEYYPTRTERAVLLRHARAIADTVGTPGVVIEPGAGSCAKALVLCRLLRARQYVGVDVSAGYLQDAVARLRTALPALDARAVGGDITAGIQLPPGIAERQRLVFYPGSSIGNFDPPAALALLRHMHALARGDAAGGAAGGGLLIGIDLPKDRAVLRAAYDDAAGVTAAFNRNALAHVNRLIGSDFAPQQWRHVALFNEADSRIEMHLAACGPQSVRWPGGGRDFAGGERIHTENSYKYPLPVFLDMLQRAGFHQPQAWTDERGWYALIHARA from the coding sequence CTGGCGCCGGTGGCCGAACGTGCGCAGATCAGCGCGCAGTTGCTGCGCCCGCAGGCCGCCATTTCGCCCCGGTATTTCTATGACCAGCGCGGCTCCGAGCTGTTCGAGGCCATCACGCGCCTGCCCGAGTACTACCCCACGCGCACCGAGCGCGCCGTGCTGCTGCGCCATGCCCGCGCCATTGCCGACACTGTGGGCACGCCGGGCGTGGTCATCGAGCCGGGGGCTGGCAGTTGCGCCAAGGCGCTGGTGCTGTGCCGGCTGCTGCGCGCGCGCCAGTATGTGGGCGTGGATGTCAGCGCCGGCTACCTGCAGGATGCCGTGGCGCGGCTGCGCACGGCGCTGCCCGCCCTGGACGCGCGCGCCGTGGGCGGCGACATCACGGCAGGCATCCAGCTGCCGCCGGGCATCGCGGAGCGCCAGCGGCTGGTCTTCTATCCCGGCTCGTCCATCGGCAACTTCGACCCGCCGGCGGCGCTGGCGCTGCTGCGCCACATGCACGCGCTGGCCCGGGGCGACGCGGCGGGCGGTGCTGCCGGGGGCGGCCTCCTGATCGGCATCGACCTGCCCAAGGACAGGGCCGTGCTGCGCGCCGCCTACGACGACGCCGCCGGCGTGACCGCAGCCTTCAACCGCAATGCCCTGGCGCACGTGAACCGCCTGATCGGCAGCGATTTTGCGCCGCAGCAGTGGCGCCACGTGGCGCTGTTCAACGAGGCCGACTCGCGCATCGAGATGCACCTGGCCGCCTGCGGGCCGCAGAGTGTGCGCTGGCCCGGCGGCGGGCGCGACTTCGCCGGGGGCGAACGCATCCACACGGAAAACAGCTACAAATACCCGCTGCCGGTCTTTCTGGACATGCTGCAGCGCGCCGGCTTCCATCAGCCCCAGGCCTGGACGGACGAGCGCGGCTGGTACGCCCTGATCCACGCCCGGGCCTGA
- the egtB gene encoding ergothioneine biosynthesis protein EgtB translates to MRLSSGDLPVSSASTPAGGSAGERFAAVRAATERLAAPLSPEDCAAQSMLEASPVKWHLAHTTWFFETFILERFEPQFAPFDPAFRVLFNSYYQGVGRQHPRAQRGLLTRPDLATVRAWRANVEQRMEQVLQQGSCADAADSAGLATLLELGLQHEQQHQELIATDIKHLLWCNPTWPAYRQAAAQQQTVPQEVPPLRWQRFEAGLARIGHAGAGFAFDNELPRHQVWLDAWELASRPVSNAEYLAFVEAGGYHEPGWWLAEGWDWLRSQQIEHPLYWRRAAHPGRTAEATDQGWEEFTLAGGQPLAPAQPVVHLSYFEADAYARWAGARLPTEAEWEVAAQRSLPGAGAGHAQAGHFADSGVLHPLPAPQPPAQADALQQLLGDVWEWTSSSYAPYPGFAPAPGAVGEYNGKFMVNQYVLRGGSCATPAGHVRASYRNFFPATARWQFAGLRLARSSAGVAQP, encoded by the coding sequence ATGCGACTGTCGTCCGGCGATCTGCCCGTGTCCTCAGCGTCCACGCCCGCAGGCGGCAGCGCCGGCGAGCGCTTTGCCGCCGTGCGCGCCGCCACCGAGCGCCTGGCCGCGCCGCTGTCGCCCGAGGACTGCGCCGCTCAGTCCATGCTGGAGGCCAGCCCGGTCAAGTGGCACCTGGCGCACACCACCTGGTTCTTCGAGACCTTCATCCTGGAGCGCTTCGAGCCGCAGTTCGCGCCCTTCGATCCGGCCTTCCGGGTGCTGTTCAACTCCTACTACCAGGGCGTGGGCCGCCAGCACCCGCGCGCCCAGCGCGGCTTGCTGACGCGCCCCGACCTGGCCACGGTGCGCGCCTGGCGCGCCAACGTCGAGCAGCGCATGGAGCAGGTGCTGCAGCAGGGCAGCTGCGCCGACGCTGCCGACAGCGCCGGGCTGGCCACGCTGCTGGAGCTGGGCCTGCAGCACGAGCAGCAGCACCAGGAACTGATCGCCACCGACATCAAGCACCTGCTGTGGTGCAACCCGACCTGGCCGGCGTATCGGCAGGCGGCGGCGCAACAGCAGACGGTGCCGCAGGAGGTGCCGCCGCTGCGCTGGCAGCGCTTCGAGGCCGGCCTGGCACGCATCGGCCACGCCGGTGCCGGCTTTGCCTTCGACAACGAGCTGCCGCGCCACCAGGTCTGGCTGGACGCCTGGGAGCTGGCCAGCCGGCCCGTCAGCAATGCCGAATACCTGGCCTTCGTCGAGGCCGGCGGCTACCACGAGCCGGGCTGGTGGCTGGCCGAGGGCTGGGACTGGCTGCGCAGCCAGCAGATCGAGCACCCGCTGTACTGGCGCCGCGCCGCTCATCCGGGCCGCACCGCAGAGGCGACAGACCAGGGCTGGGAGGAATTCACCCTGGCCGGCGGCCAGCCCCTGGCGCCGGCGCAGCCGGTGGTGCATCTGTCGTACTTCGAGGCCGACGCCTACGCCCGCTGGGCCGGCGCGCGCCTGCCCACCGAGGCCGAGTGGGAGGTGGCTGCGCAGCGCAGCCTGCCAGGTGCCGGGGCCGGCCACGCGCAGGCCGGCCACTTTGCCGACTCCGGCGTGCTGCACCCGCTGCCGGCACCGCAGCCGCCAGCGCAGGCCGATGCGCTGCAGCAGCTGCTGGGCGATGTCTGGGAGTGGACCAGCTCCAGCTACGCGCCCTATCCGGGCTTTGCCCCGGCGCCCGGCGCGGTGGGCGAGTACAACGGCAAGTTCATGGTCAACCAGTACGTGCTGCGCGGCGGCTCATGCGCCACGCCAGCGGGCCATGTGCGCGCCAGCTACCGCAACTTCTTCCCGGCCACAGCGCGCTGGCAATTTGCCGGCCTGCGCCTGGCGCGCAGCAGCGCCGGGGTGGCGCAGCCGTGA
- a CDS encoding efflux RND transporter periplasmic adaptor subunit, with product MAVSADSADSPEHPAPAAFPAARRPRRWRAVLVALALIALLAALSWYLVQRARAPAGPGGAPGSGVPGVGMVFGGAMPASTVGAARAVQGELPIVIDALGTVTPSVTAALVPQVSGVLTEVLFEEGQSVRKGQVLARIDPRPFEQALAQAKSQSARDQAQLSAARVTLARYEELWRQDSIARQTLDTQTALVQQLEAALQADRASEGTARLNLEHTTLRAPVSGTIGLRAVDVGNLVSSGLSGGIATITQVQPIDVLFAVPQDRVPAVLAAQQAAAGGLSVVALDRARTQTLAEGRFLTLDNQVTASTGTVRAKARFANGDGALFPNQFVNARLQLGVERGVLVPVTALRSGPQGDYVYVIDDERTARLRPVVRGMASVREVLITQGLAAGERVVTEGGDRVKDGGKVQLAGEGGAPGGRGGARTPGAGAPAPAPAAPAASASASR from the coding sequence ATGGCCGTTTCCGCTGACTCCGCTGATTCTCCCGAGCATCCCGCCCCTGCTGCCTTCCCGGCAGCGCGCCGGCCTCGACGCTGGCGCGCCGTGCTGGTGGCGCTGGCGCTGATCGCCCTGCTGGCCGCCCTGTCGTGGTACCTGGTGCAGCGCGCGCGCGCGCCTGCCGGGCCGGGCGGCGCGCCGGGCAGCGGGGTGCCGGGCGTGGGCATGGTCTTTGGCGGCGCCATGCCGGCCAGCACCGTCGGCGCGGCGCGTGCGGTGCAGGGCGAGCTGCCCATCGTGATCGATGCGCTGGGCACGGTGACGCCCTCGGTCACCGCCGCGCTGGTGCCGCAGGTCTCGGGCGTGCTGACCGAAGTGCTGTTCGAGGAGGGCCAGAGCGTCAGGAAAGGCCAGGTGCTGGCGCGCATCGACCCGCGCCCCTTCGAGCAGGCGCTGGCGCAGGCCAAAAGCCAGAGCGCGCGCGACCAGGCGCAGCTGAGCGCGGCGCGCGTGACGCTGGCGCGCTACGAGGAGCTGTGGCGCCAGGACTCCATTGCCCGCCAGACGCTGGATACCCAGACCGCGCTGGTGCAGCAGCTCGAAGCGGCGCTGCAGGCCGACCGCGCCAGCGAGGGTACGGCCCGGCTGAACCTGGAGCACACCACACTGCGTGCGCCGGTGTCGGGCACCATTGGCCTGCGCGCGGTCGATGTCGGCAACCTGGTCAGCTCGGGGTTGAGCGGCGGCATCGCCACCATCACCCAGGTGCAGCCCATCGACGTGCTGTTTGCCGTGCCGCAGGATCGGGTGCCGGCGGTGCTGGCAGCGCAGCAAGCCGCCGCTGGCGGCCTGTCCGTGGTGGCGCTGGATCGCGCGCGCACGCAGACCCTGGCCGAAGGGCGTTTTCTGACGCTGGACAACCAGGTCACGGCCAGCACCGGCACGGTGCGCGCCAAGGCGCGCTTTGCCAATGGGGACGGGGCGCTGTTTCCGAATCAATTCGTCAACGCCCGGCTGCAATTGGGCGTGGAGCGCGGCGTGCTGGTGCCAGTCACGGCGCTGCGCAGCGGGCCGCAGGGCGACTACGTCTATGTCATCGACGACGAGCGCACGGCCCGCCTGCGCCCGGTCGTGCGCGGCATGGCCAGCGTGCGCGAGGTGCTGATCACTCAGGGCCTGGCCGCCGGCGAGCGCGTGGTCACCGAGGGCGGCGACCGCGTCAAGGATGGCGGCAAGGTGCAGTTGGCCGGCGAGGGCGGTGCGCCGGGCGGACGTGGCGGCGCGCGCACGCCTGGCGCCGGCGCTCCCGCTCCCGCGCCAGCGGCCCCTGCCGCCAGCGCCAGCGCCAGCCGCTGA